GCAAATTTGATAAATCCATCTGCATTTTCTATTTTCATCTGCTCGGCTGTCATACCCCATCGCATCTTAATAAGGGCAGATTGTCCGCCTATGGCATTGGCAGAACCATGCAATAACTGTGCTGCAGTAACACCTCCTGATAAATGTCTGTAAATATTAATATCATTTGGATTGATAACGTCGCCCATTCGAACTTCTGCACTTATTGATTTCGAACCCTCATTGACTCCACGTAAGGCGATATGATTGTGTTCATCTATAATTCCAGCGGTTAGATGTTTGCCTCGAGCATCAATTATTTTACAATCTGCACACGAGAGGTTTTTACCAATTTGACTTATCTTTCCATTGCGAATAATGAGGTCTGTTTGCTGCAAAATGCCTTCAGTTTCATTAGTCCACAGTGTCGTATTTTGAAATAGAATATTTTCTGGTGTTGGCATTTTTTCAAAACCATAACCATGAAGTGGAAAGGTAATTGGTGTTAATGATTGTAAGGTTATAGTATCATACTTTCGTTTACTGGTATCTGTATATAGACTATCTCGCCGTGCTATCCATTTGAACTCAGAACCATCTGGAAATATACCTTTACCATTCCAGCTATGACGCTCTGCATCAATGAAACCCGTGAAAAAATATTTTTTATTATCGCCCTTAGGAAATGGTATCAAAGAAAAGACAATATCTTTGCCATTTCGCTCTAGCTTGGCATCTAATTTGGTGGTATCGTTTAAGACTAGTTGCATTTTAGGCGATTTCGCTTCGCCGCTCACTACTATTTTCGACCATGAGATAGATGAACTACTGGCAACAGAATTCAGCTTATAAATACCTCTTATATCATAATCTTCCATTCGGGCAATTGGATACTTCTTACCTCCTATCCAGTTTTCTAAGATTTGTGCTCTATCATCAAAGATGTTTTTATCCGAAATGAAAAAATTAGCCCATTTTCCTTTCTCCAAACTACCATAATCGCTGTAGATATTCATGAACTGTGCTGGTTGGTAGGTCAATGCTTTTAGCAAATTCGATTCTGAAATACCATATTTCAGGGTCGTTCGTAGATTTTTTAGAAAATCATCCTTTTTCTCTAGCATATCCGATGTGATGGCAAATTCTATTTTATGTTTATCCAAATAAGCACAATTAGCTGGGGCATGCTCCCAGTGCTTCATCTCTATGAGATCAACGAACTGACGTTTATAAATATCACTGACATCGTAAGCTTTAGGAAACTGCAATGGCACGATCAATTTCGCATTCGTCTTTTTTATTTCTTCCAATCGCTGATATTCAGAACCATCTGTTTTAAAGATATATTGCCTACCAAATTCGTCTCCAACCTTATCTGCCCGCAAAACATTTTCCCAATTTCCAGCATCGAAAATGGATATTAGATTTTTATTCCTATTCCACGCTTCTAAATTGATATTGTATTCGCGCGGCGCTGTAGTTCTGGAATACCACTGTGCATCGAGCTCCGTCTGGCGCAGCAGCGCTATAGACCCCATGAGGCTATTGGGATATTCCTGGGTCGAACTTCCTTTGTCAAAAGAAAAGACACTAGCAATATTGTCTTTTTTGAGCATGAGATTTTCTCTCTCACTGCCGAGCATAACCAAAGCGGCCGTACCTCGTGCTATACCATCCTTTCTATGGGTGACCACCATCCCAAAGCCTTGTTTGCGATAGCTCATAGCCATAGTATCGTGCTTTACAAAATAACGACTCGCCTCGTAGTCACTATGGATAGCTTGATTCCATCCATAAGCTCCTTTTCTATTGGACTCATATTGTGCACCTTCTTTGTCGCTCCCCTTAGCTTGCTTAGATAAGCCATAGTCTGAAGATAAGTCTATAAATGATGGATAAATAAATTTGCCTTTGAGGTCATAAATGATAGCACCTTGTGATTTCAGAGTGGATGGGGAAATTTCAACCACCTTGCCATTTTTGATAAGCAGACTAGCATTGGGTAAAATAGTCTGATAATCTTTGTAAATCGTAGCATTGATGAATAGGACATGACCCTCTCGATAATCATCTGGACCATTGGACTTAAAGGTGGTTTCCTGTGCTGGCATGGATAAATCCAATGCCACAAAAGCTAACAATAGGAAAACTACCTTCCATTTCTTTTTCTTTGAAATCATATTTTTAAATCTTAGGTGAGCAAAGGTAATGGAAAATAATAGATAAGTCTTAATTCCCGTTTGGGCAATTCTAACATACTTTTTGAGAATGATAAAACAAAAATGTCCTTTGGATTCGAAGCTTTTAACAATACTCTTGCTAACCCCAAATTTTTTGTAAAAAAAATTAACAAAATTAAATTTAAAACTCTACTTTTGTGCTAGAAGATCGTAAAAAAATTAATTAGCCTATGGCGTCAATAGCCGAAAAGACTACCCCGCTTGGATTTGAAGCAGCTATGCATCTTCTAAGAAGGGCTACATACAGGCCTACGAAGGCTCGTGCTTTTGCACTGGCTAGTATGACCCCAGCACAGGCTCTTGATCAGCTCTTTACATTTACTGCCCCAGCCTTACCCAAGCCAATAAAAAATACAGACGGCTCTCAATATTTCCCTGATTTCGATAATCCTGGGGTTACTTTTGACACGACTTACAATAATGATTTTTCGTATGAATTTATGAATTATTGGCTGTATAATGCTCATAAGTCTGATACGATTCAATGGAAGCTCTCTATGTTCCTTCATAGCATATATATAACCAATTATACTTCGGTCTATATGCAATGGGACAATATGGCGCTCATTCTGCAATATACCAATAAGAGTCTAAAGGAATTGGCATATAAAATGACGCTAAATCAGCGTATGATATACTATTTAAGTAATTATCTCAACATTAAAACCAATCCGAATCAAAATTATTCACGAGAGTTTTTGGAGCTTTTCACTATTCTCAAAGGAGAGCAGATAGACGAAGGAAATTATACCAACTACACCGAGTTGGATGTGCAGCAAGCAGCTCGTGTGTTAACTGGATTTACTGGGACTTATGGTGGTAATGTGCGAATGAATTATCTGGATAAGGGATTGACTGCCAATCTAGCTGGTCATGCTCCCAATCCTACCAATGCAGGATGGACCTATGCCACTACCAATCTACCAACAGGGCTATGTAATCTAGCACAGCATGATACAGGAAATAAGACATTTAGCGCTGCCTTTGGCGGACAAACGATAACGGGTTCTAATACCCTGACAGGTGCTTATACCGTCTATGACGAATTGCAGGCATTTATCAATATGGTGTTTAATCAGGAGGCGACCGCAAAGAATTATGCGCGGAGATTGTATCGCTTTTTTGTTAATTCTCAGATTTCACAAGAAATAGAAACAGATATTATCACTCCACTGGCAAATCACCTTTTGAGTACTCAAAATGGTATAACTTATAATTTAGAATCAGCTGTAAAAATGCTCCTCAAGTGCTGGCATTTCTATGACCAAGATGATAGTATAATAGGAGATGACCATATCGGTAGCAAAATAAAATCACCAGTTGATTTGATGCTAAATTTTATGGCCGAAACGAATATGACCATGGTCAATCCGACTGCGAATCCCTTACATTTCCATAACTATTTCAATACGCTACGCTCACGCATTTGGATTTCTGGTATGCAAGTATTTAATTCAGTGGATGTCAATGGCTACCCTGGCTACAGTGCCAAACCAGATTATGATAAGAATTGGGTTACTATTGCCACTTTGAATCAACGCTATAAATGTGGCTGGATAGAAACATGTCTCAATGGGTATACTAACAATGGATTCACTACCAGACTGGATTCGCCAGATTATTTAAGATTATCTGGGTGGTTTACAGATCCTGGTAATGCAGATACATTGATTGACGAATTGATGGATTTATTGTTTCCAAGCAAACCGAAGGGATTGCGCTATGGGTATTTTGAGAATGCTTTGCTCAACGGCTTATCCAAGGCAAACTGGCAAACGACATGGAATACATGGATAGCAGACGTGAATAATGCTACTAAAAAGAATGCTGTGCGTACGGCAGTAAATAGATTACTTCTAGCTATGGCTAGGTCTACGGAATATCAAGTGATGTAAACTATAGATTATGGGATTAGGAAGAAGAGGTTTTTTAAAAGTTTCAGGCACATTAGGATTATCGAGTCCATTGATTTTAAATAATTCTTATGCTTGGGCATCTGCTGCTCCATTTGCCGATTGTGACCCAGTCTCTGATAGAGTTATCGTCATGGTCAGAATGGCAGGAGCGAACGATGGTCTCAACACCGTGATTCCGCTCAATGAATATGCACAATATAGTTTCTTGAGACCCGATATTAAGTTAAATAATACAGGAGCAAATTCAATTATATCCCTGAATTCTGATATTGGATTGCATCCGAATATGTATGCTTTTTCTGATTTAATGAATGCAGGCAAATTAGCCATCATTAACGGTGTAGGGTATCCAAAACCAAACTATTCGCATTTCGATTCTGAGAATATGATGTTTGCTGGTAGAGACGGGAATAACGCTACCAATCTGGTAGACGGAATGATGGGAAGATACTTAGAATCTGTTTTACCCGGTATGGCTGGTTCTCCGAATAGACTTATGGAAGACCCCGTGGCATTGCATTTTGGCAATTCCAATCCATGTCTCATTTTTAATCATACGCATAATAAAAACATTGAATACAATGCTACATCGATGCAAGGCACTTTGTTTGGTATGTTAGCACCTGAGATATATCTCCCAGACGAAAGCGATTATGGCAAGATACAGCAATTCCTAAGAGGAGTTGAAAAGAGTATGGACGCCTACTATAATAGAATTATGTCTGTATTTACTGCTGGCAGCAATAGTTCTGTATCCTATCCAGCCACCAATCTGGGCAGACAACTAAAAACGGTATCACGATTGATTCGTGGAGGATCTAAAACTAAAATTTATATGGTTACGATTGGCGGGTTTGATACACATGATACTCAATCCGTGATAGGTAGTTCACATACTGGTGCTCATGCCAATTTACTTCTCGATGTTTCTAATTCAATCGCTGCTTTTCAAGCTGATTTAGAAGCATTGGGTACAGCTGATAAGGTAATAACTGTGACGTTCAGCGAATTTGGTAGGCAAGTAAAACAAAATGGTAGTACCGGTACTGATCATGGTAATATAGCACCTTTCTTTGTCATAGGAAAGGGCGTACAAGGAGGCGTACTCGGAGCTCACCCAAGCCTCAATGTACCAGCAAATGCTAATCAAAATAGCTCTACTGCATTTTATTATCCAGCTTCTGAGCGAAAGTATGATTATAGGCAAATTTACGGTACATTATTGCAGGATTGGTTAGGAGCTAGTAATGCAGTGATTACAGAAACTCAGCTAGATAGTGCTAGTATAGGCACAGAGGGTGCTACGAAATTAAATCTTGTGAAAACTGCTGACAACGCAAGTCCAGATTGTCTATCCAGTAAACTGATTGATTGTCATAAGTTCCCATACGATGATATTGCCTGTGTGAAGATTTTCGAAACAGGCGGATGGTCCTATTATGGTTTACCGGGAACAGTAGATAATAGTTATTACTTCGGGATAGAGCATAATCCAACAGGAGCAGGTGCAAACACACAAGCGTTTACAGCTCAAGTGAAAATTAGAAAATGTCTTTGTTCTCCGAACGGTCCGAAAATATTTAGTCGCAAAGATGGACAAGATGCAAGTTTTGTCATGGGTATCGTCTGGACTATCGAACTGACTTCTGGAACTCAAGATGGTTTTGTCAATATTAGATTCTTTCATAATTATGATCTTTTAGCTGATACTTTGTCAGAAGCTACTAAATTTAAGAATGCAGTCTCGGCTAATTATATCAGTCCTGAGTTATGGTTTAAAACCCTCTCTCCAGTCAGTATTCCAAATGATTTAAGGGCTCAGGGATTATTTGTTCCTATCTATCCCTTAGGTCCAATAGTAACAGGAGCTATCAACGGCGTCTTATATAAAGAGTGGGGAAATCAACAGAATATAGATAGAAATAGTGGTGGTTGTATGATAAGAGTCACAAATCAAAATGAAGGAAATTTCGTAAAGAAGCCAGCAACACCGCCTTTCCTAGAAGGAACTATGCGATTCAATCAAGTGAATCAGCATTTTGAGGGATTTGATGGATTTGAGTGGATTATATTAGATAATTAGAAATTAGAAGTTAGATAAAAGAAATTAAAATAATTCAATTTATAAACTTAAATAAGATGAAGAAGATATTTTTTACTTTGTTGTTTATAGGTGGTTTAGCCACCATCAAGGCACAAATGCGCTTTGGTACAGGTGATGTTCTTGATCCGAACGCTGTCGTGCAAATCGATGCAGGTGATGGTACACGAAAGGGACTTTTGATGCCAAGAGTTCAATTATTAGCCACCAATAACTACGCTCCTCTAGGTGCTCATGTGGCTGGTATGATTGTATATAACACAGTCACAGCTGGAAGTGACCCGTATAAAGTATATCCAGGCTATTATTACAATGATGGCACAAAATGGCAAAGGGTACTATCCGAACAGGAAATAAATAAAGTATGGCTAAATGCTTCGAATGGTTCTACTGCGACTTTGGAAAATCAAGATATATATCGAAGTGGAAAAATGGGCTTAGGAGTTACTACTCCAAGTGAAGCACTTGACGTCAATGGAAATGTCAAAGTAAGTGGAGGAGCCAATACAGGTCAAGTAAATATCAAACAGGGAACTGCAAGCAATAGTGGTTCTGTAGAAATTACCAATCCTAATAATCAAATGGTAGGTAAAATAGGGATTATGCCTAATCATATGAACTATCATACGGAGGATACCTTGAAGCACCACGTATTTACAGGAGGTAATCTGGCTATAGGTACTACAACAGCCCCCGTTAAGCTCGTAGTCAATGGTGCACTCAAACTAGGGAATGAAGCAAAAACGAATGATGCTCCTGAAGCAGGTATGATACGATATAATCAATCTTTAGGTAGATTTGAAGGATATAATGGAACTGCGTGGGTTAGTCTCCATGAATAAAATATAACAATTGATGAAGAATATTATACTATTATTTCTTAGTTGTCAGTTACTGATTTTAGGGTTTGGAGCACAGGCTCAGATAAAATCTTATGGCAGTACCGTCATAGAGAATAATGGTGATATGAGAGTTTATAAGGATTGGGATTTCAGGACTATTCTAAATAATAATCCTAACTCTGGCATTTTGGGTACTGAACGGAGACTGAATAAAAGCTATGTCAGTTTCATGTCAGGTTCTTCATGGTCAGGAGTTACGGACGAAGCATACGTAGATGGCTATGTTCGTACCTTTATGTCTAATAAATTTATTTTCCCTATTGGTGATAATAATCAGTTTAAACCAGCAGCAGTAGACAAGGCATCTGAGCTAGCACCTACAGAGGCAGCTTATTTTGCAGTTAGCCCAAATATAGCTATTACTAGTCCATTTTTTGGAAGTGTTAGTCAAGTCTTGCCTCCAGATGGACCATTTCCTACCACTAAAAAACAAGCCCCTATTTATCAGGTAAGCTCGAAAGAATATTGGGATGTCAATGGAAGTACCTTAACCAGATTGACCTTAAGCTGGAATGATCGAAGCGATATTAAAAAATTGACAAATGGTGGTCTGAAAAATCTGACAATTGTAGGCTGGAACGGAAACGAATGGGAAATTTTACCATCAGCGGTTGATGTATATTCCATTTTTGGTTCATCATCAAATTTGATTCAAGGATCTATCACAACATTATCTGAAATAGACCTTAATGCCTATTCAGTATTTACTTTGGCTGGCTTGACTCCAAGTAAGTTTCAATACTTCTATACAAAATCAGGCAAGAATAAAGTCAAACAATCACAGTCAACTATCGTGCAATTTGACGCAGATATAGACATGTCAAAAAATTCTGATTTTGACATATCCCTACACCACTCCGAACCGAAATATGGCACTTTGATTAATGTAACGAACGAAGGTTATGCATATAAAGCTAGTAACTTCCATATAGGCATTGATACCATAAGGACGATTGCTGTCATTTTTAGCAAACCTACATTTGTGCTTTCCTATGACACATTTTATAATGAAGTTATGGTTCAATATCATGGGAAAGATAGTCAATTATCAATGAATAATATGCCGAGTATTAAACTCGGTAAACCTTTAGAGATAGGAAATGAAGTAAAAGTAGTTTATTCTATAACCTCACAAAAAGGAAGCCAGCTAGACCTAGGAAAAGGCGTTTACGAATATACCTCAAAATTAAAAAATGAAACGGACAATGTCGTCTTTATCATTAAGGCTGATTACAATTCACTAGGAATACAAACCATTGACACTTCTCGATATGAGATAAAACTCAATGAGAAGTTTAAAGGCGATAACATTCAATCTTTGATAACACCGAATGGTGACGGTCAGAATGATTTCTGGGTATTGCCCATTTCCATGTTAGAGGATTATCCTCAACTACAGCTCCAAGTCATGAACCTAGAAGGTAAAATCGTATATCGTAGTTCTGGAAGCTATCAAAATGATTTCAGTGGTATTGGTCTCGGCACAGGAATCTATCTCTACGAAATTGTTCTGGAAAAAGGAAATATTCTGAAAGGAATGTTGAAGATAGAACAACAATAGTTAGTAGTTTTTAGTGAATAGTTAATAGTGAACAATTAATAGTTTATCAACTATGTATTTGAGTATTTACTTTCATTGCAGCTAGATTAGTTAAACTCAAATCTTTAATTTTAAAACTATGAAGCAAGTAAATTTACTTAATATAAAAATTTTAATAGCAGTTTCAATACTGGTAATTCTATTCCAATTTTTGATTCTTCTTAAAATCGTACCCTATTCTATAACTTGGGGAGGTAGATTGGAAACAGATGAACAGATGTATACTTTTGTTTCATTGGGAATTTTAATAAATTGTTTTTTCATATTCACCCTGGTTCAGAAGGGGGAATATATAAAGCAAATTTTTAGTCCTAAAATAATTACCATCATACTTTGGATTTTCTATGGATTATTTATCCTCAATACTATAGGCAATTTATTTGCTAAAACTTATTTTGAAAAAGGATTTTCCTTGATTACCGGACTCTATTCCTTTCTGATTTGGAGAATAAACTATTCTTCAGGAAATTAAAAACACTCTTGGTTAAGGTTACAAAAAAAAACCGGTGTCAATGACACCGGCACTATACCAAAATATTGTTGGCTAAAACAGTTATGTATTGGTATATAACTGAATTTATATATTTATAAGTTAGAAAATCTCGCTAGCAGAGAATAATAAATCTCCCTCGATTTTCGCATTCTCATCACTATCACTGCCATGAATTGCGTTTCTCTCGATACTCTCAGCATATTTTTTTCTCACAGTTCCTTCTTCTGCATTAGCAGGATTCGTAGCACCTATTAATTTTCTAAAAGACTCCACAGCATTATCTTTTTCTAAAATAGCCGCTACTATAGGACCAGAAGTCATAAAATTGACTAACTCCATATAAAAAGGTCTTTCCTTATGCACTGCATAAAACTCTTTAGCCAATGATTCACTCATATGAGTATATTTCATTGCCTTGATCTTGAAACCATCTTTAATTATCATGTCTAAAATTCCACCGATGTGACCTTTCGCTACTGCATCGGGTTTAATCATCGTATACGTTCGATTACCTGCCATTTTTCTTCTCTTTTTGGGGATTAGTTATTAAAATTGAGTCACAAAACTAGGCTTTTTGGTCTAAACTAAATTCTAAAACATACTAAAAAAAGGTATAGAATATAATGGATGGTTGTTTTTGATTATATTTGCAGCGGTTTTAACAACCCATTATTTGCATTGATTTTCAAGCAAATAAGACAAATAATAAGAAAAATATGGAGCGCTTCCCCCAGAATGAGATAGATATAATTAGGAAATGGTTAGATTCAAAACCTCCAATAACCATAATTACCCATTTCAATCCCGATGGAGATGCTATAGGTTCATCGATAGCTCTAAAGTTATACCTTGAAAAACAAGGACTTAAAGTTGATTGCATCTTCCCTTCTGCTTTTCCTTCATATTACAATTGGATTCCTCAAGTATCTGAAGCCTTGATTTTCAATGAGAAGGAAAAACCTAGCTTCGAAAGCTACTTTACCGAGGATAGAATCATATTCTGTTTGGACTTTAATAGCCCATCAAGGGTCAATCAACTCACTGATTTTTTGGGAAATTCGAAAGCCAAAAGAATCCTAATTGATCATCACGAAGAGCCTAGTTCAGATTTTCAACTGAGTTTTAGCTATCCTGGAACGAGTAGTACTTGTGAGTTGGTCTATGATTTTATGATGAAATGGAATCAGAGTCTTATCGACATAGATATCGCTACTTGCCTTTATACAGGTTTACTTACGGATACGGGGGGATTTCAATTTTCATCCACTCAGTCTAGCACCTTAGTTATGGCTGCACGATTGATGGGTATAGGTATCAATGCAACAGAAATTTACAATCTCGCATTTAATAATTTCAGTATCAATAGGTTAAAACTATTTGGATACTGTATTTCGAATAATATGACCATAGTAGAGGATAAAAAGCTAGCCTATATGTGGATTGATCGACGTACGAAAGACAAGTTTGACATCCAGGATGGCGATACAGAAGGGCTTGTTAACTATCCTATGAAAGTTTTAAACATCGAAGTTTCTGTCCTTTTCAAACAGGATTATGATAAAATTAGAATTTCTTTTCGTAGTAAAAACGATACCGATGTCAATAAGATAGCCCGTCAATATTTCAACGGAGGTGGACATATCAATGCTGCTGGCGGTATGAGTAAAAAGAGCTTAAAAGAAACCTTAGCCTATTTTGAAGAACTTATTCCTCGTATTTTTTGATGACAAAGAAGGGTTCCACGAAGTTCGCTTATCTTCTTCTGATATTAGTAAACCTTATTTATGGCGCTAATTATTCTATAGCTAAATCTATAATGCCGACCTATATCGGCCCATTTGGATTCATATTTTATCGTGTTTTTGTATCACTCATATTATTTGCGTGTATCTATTTTCTGTTTCTAAGGGAGCGGATACTTCATTCAGACTGGTTGCGTTTAATAGGCTGTGGGTTCTTCGGTATTGCGCTCAATCAACTCTTTTTCTTCAAGGGCATTAGTTTGACGAGTTCTATTCACGCAGCACTTCTTATGATTACCTCCCCCATTATTACTTATTTAATCTCTCAAATTACCCAAGATAAAAAGATAAAACTTCAGAAAATAATGGGAATAAGTCTAGGCATGGCAGGAGCATCTATTTTGATTATAAGTTCTGCTAAAGAAAGTCAATCATCATCTGCCTTAGGTGATTTTTTTATTGTCATCAACGCCATATCCTTTTCCATTTATCTAATACTCGTCAAGCCCATGATGAGTCGATATCATCCTCTTACGATTACCTTTCTTATGTTTCTCACAGGTAGTGTTTGGGTAGGAATTTTTGGTTTCAAACAAGCTGTTGAAGTCAATTTTTCGGAATTGCCGACTAGCTTTTATTGGAGCTTTGGTTTCGTGATTCTCTGCGCTACATTTCTTGTCTATTTGTTTAATAACATGGCTATGCGTGCGGTATCACCGACCACGGTAAGTAGTTTCATTTATCTTCAACCACTATTTGCCATAATCATAGCTACTGTATTTGCAGGTGAAGTCATGACAATATATTCGGCAATTGGTGGTATTTTGATTATATTTGGACTTTGGCTCATAAATAGAAAAAAACAATAGCGCAGGTATGGTCTGTTCGATGACAGGTTTCGCATCCGAAAATCTCCTCTTGAGAGACATAAACTACAGCCTAGAGTTAAAGACACTCAATAGTAAAGGTTTAGATTTTATTTATAAATCCCCTTCCCTATTCCGCAACCTCGAGATTCAGGTTAAAAATATTATTCAGAAAAATTTAGAACGTGGCAAAGTGGAGCTTTCCATTCAGTCGAAAGACGGCAAAAAAGGCTTCAACGCAATTAATGAAGATGTATTTACTCAACAATATGATTTCTTAAAAAATCTATCCACTAAGTTAGGCTCTTCAACAGAAGTGTTCTCTCTCGTCGTTCAGAACTACAATAGTTTAATAGAAATAGAAGATTTGACAGAGGAAGAAGTTAATAGTCTTTTCAGCGTGATAGAAAACCTATGCACCAAAGTCAATCATTTTCGGATAGAAGAAGGAAATGTGATCAAAAAGGATTTAACAGATTGGGTAAATAAAATAGAAGCGACAAAAAATCAAGTAGCAAATCTTGGAGATAAGCGTATAGAAAGCCGGAGAGAAAAGCTTTTGCAGGGTATACAGGAAATAACGACTACCAATGAAATCGACTATAATAGGCTAGGTCAAGAAGTGATTTACTATATAGAGAAATTGGATATCAGCGAAGAACTCAGCCGACTGCAGCAGCATATACAGCTATTTATCCAGACAGTAAATAGCAAAGAACACGCTGGAAAAAAACTAGGATTTGTAGCTCAAGAAATGGGAAGAGAAATTAATACTATAGGCTCTAAAGCAAATGACAGCGAGATTCAGCATTTAGTAGTCGATATGAAAGATTTACTGGAACGCATAAAAGAACAATTGAATAATGTGGTCTGAAAAAAATAAAAACATAGCTTTATGAAGAAAAAATCCATACTCATTACAGCTCCATCGGGCGCAGGTAAGACGACCTTGGTGAAAAAACTACTTCAAGATTTTCCACACTTAGAGTTTTCCATATCCGCAACAACTCGCGAACCTAGAGAGCATGAAAAGGACGGTATAGATTATCATTTTATTACCGAAACTGAGTTTAAACATAAAATTGAAAACCAGGAGTTCATTGAGTGGGAAGAGGTTTATAAAGGTTCCTTTTATGGAACCCCAAAGTCGGAAATAGATAGAATCTATGGTTTGGGAAAAATCCCTATTTTTGATATTGAC
This genomic window from Chitinophagales bacterium contains:
- a CDS encoding nucleoside-diphosphate kinase; translated protein: MAGNRTYTMIKPDAVAKGHIGGILDMIIKDGFKIKAMKYTHMSESLAKEFYAVHKERPFYMELVNFMTSGPIVAAILEKDNAVESFRKLIGATNPANAEEGTVRKKYAESIERNAIHGSDSDENAKIEGDLLFSASEIF
- a CDS encoding bifunctional oligoribonuclease/PAP phosphatase NrnA translates to MERFPQNEIDIIRKWLDSKPPITIITHFNPDGDAIGSSIALKLYLEKQGLKVDCIFPSAFPSYYNWIPQVSEALIFNEKEKPSFESYFTEDRIIFCLDFNSPSRVNQLTDFLGNSKAKRILIDHHEEPSSDFQLSFSYPGTSSTCELVYDFMMKWNQSLIDIDIATCLYTGLLTDTGGFQFSSTQSSTLVMAARLMGIGINATEIYNLAFNNFSINRLKLFGYCISNNMTIVEDKKLAYMWIDRRTKDKFDIQDGDTEGLVNYPMKVLNIEVSVLFKQDYDKIRISFRSKNDTDVNKIARQYFNGGGHINAAGGMSKKSLKETLAYFEELIPRIF
- a CDS encoding DMT family transporter, encoding MTKKGSTKFAYLLLILVNLIYGANYSIAKSIMPTYIGPFGFIFYRVFVSLILFACIYFLFLRERILHSDWLRLIGCGFFGIALNQLFFFKGISLTSSIHAALLMITSPIITYLISQITQDKKIKLQKIMGISLGMAGASILIISSAKESQSSSALGDFFIVINAISFSIYLILVKPMMSRYHPLTITFLMFLTGSVWVGIFGFKQAVEVNFSELPTSFYWSFGFVILCATFLVYLFNNMAMRAVSPTTVSSFIYLQPLFAIIIATVFAGEVMTIYSAIGGILIIFGLWLINRKKQ
- a CDS encoding YicC family protein; its protein translation is MVCSMTGFASENLLLRDINYSLELKTLNSKGLDFIYKSPSLFRNLEIQVKNIIQKNLERGKVELSIQSKDGKKGFNAINEDVFTQQYDFLKNLSTKLGSSTEVFSLVVQNYNSLIEIEDLTEEEVNSLFSVIENLCTKVNHFRIEEGNVIKKDLTDWVNKIEATKNQVANLGDKRIESRREKLLQGIQEITTTNEIDYNRLGQEVIYYIEKLDISEELSRLQQHIQLFIQTVNSKEHAGKKLGFVAQEMGREINTIGSKANDSEIQHLVVDMKDLLERIKEQLNNVV
- the gmk gene encoding guanylate kinase, giving the protein MKKKSILITAPSGAGKTTLVKKLLQDFPHLEFSISATTREPREHEKDGIDYHFITETEFKHKIENQEFIEWEEVYKGSFYGTPKSEIDRIYGLGKIPIFDIDIMGAMSVKKLLCNDILSIFIAAPSLQILEERLRKRHTETEEKIQTRLNKAISEMKFANFFDKKIINDELEVAYAELKGLVDKYLSA